The Dehalococcoidales bacterium sequence ATATTCCTCGGCCTGGGGGCGATGACCGATTTCAGTCCGGTAATTGCCAATCCCAAGACCTTACTCCTCGGCGCCGGAGCACAGTTCGGCGTCTACTTCGCCTTCTTTATGGCTCTACTGCTGGGTGCTGTCTTCCCCGATATTGGTATCGGCTTTGGTGAAGCCGCCTCTATCGGCATCATCGGCGGAGCTGACGGACCGACCACTATCTATCTCACCAACCGACTCGCCCCCCACTTCATCGGGGCTACCGCAGTAGCCGCCTATACCTACATGGCAATGGTACCCATCATTCAGCCGCCGATAATAAAAGCACTCACCACTAAAGCAGAGCGCGCGATATACATGAAACCACAATTACGCCCGGTTTCCCGGCTGGAAAAAATCCTCTTCCCGGTAACCGGTGCCATCATTATCATTCTCCTTGTCCCCAAATCGGCCCCTATGATCGGTATGTTTATGATGGGTAATCTGCTCAAGGAGTCCGGCGTTACCGACCGGCTGGCGGACACGGCGGCCAACGCCTTTATTAACATCCTTACCATTCTGCTCGGGATCTCGGTCGGCGCCTTTATGAGCGCCGGGTCATTTCTCAAGCCGGAGAGCCTGCTGGTATTCGGGCTGGGCATTACCGCCTTCGCCGTTTCCACCTTCTTCGGTGTAATGCTGGCCAAGTTCATGAACCTCTTTCTCAAAGAGAAGATTAACCCGATGATAGGTGCGGCCGGGGTCTCCGCGGTGCCCATGTCATCCCGGGTAGTGCAGAAGATGGGCCAGCAGGCTAACCCGCGGAACTTCCTCTTGATGCATGCCATGGGTCCTAACGTAGCCGGGGTCATCGGCACCGCTACCGCCGCCGGCATCTTCCTGGGCATGCTGGGCTAGATAATAAATAAGCAATCAGGGTAAACTGGAATCACGGAAAATTTTCTGCTAGAATAGTAAAGCTACACTTTAGCGAAAGTGGCCTTCACTTAATACAGCCATGGACGCTTCGTTCCGAGTGATTGGATAGTACCAAAAATATTAAGCGTAAATAACTTATGAAGAAAGCTGGCTGGCTTGTAGCTGTTGTCATAGTATTTTCTACCACTATATTTGGAGCTACCGGTTGTACCAGCAGCACACCTGTTGAAACGGAGGAACTAACCAGATTAGAAGAGACCCGTACCCTTATGGACACCTTCTTTACCATCACTGTCTATGCCTCCGATGAAGACAAAGCCCGAGAAGTAATAAACGCTGCCTTTAACAGAATGGAGGAAATAGAAAGGGAAGCCTCTATATTTGATGAGCAAACCGAGGCATTCAAGCTCAATCAGGATGGGCTTCTGGAAGCGCCATCCGTGGATTTTCGGCAGATGATCAACATGTCCCTGGACTACAGTCAGATTACGGACGGCTATTTCGATATCACCGTTCAGCCGCTGCTGGACCTGTGGCAGGCCGGTCTTTGGCAGGAGAGTGAGTCCGTCCAGCAGAGCAGAATAGATGAGACGCTGGAAGTGGTCGGGTGGAATAAGATAGGCATCGAAGATGAGAGGATATTCTTCACGGTGGACGGGATGGAGATTACCCTGGGCGGTATAGCTAAGGGCTATGCTGTAGATGAAGCATTAGACGTCGTTATTAATGAAGGCGTTGAACATGCTCTGATAAATGCCGGCGGCGATATGAGAATGCTGGGGACAAAGCCGCAAGGGGAACCGTGGCTGGTTGCTCTGGTCAATCCCGATGATACCAGCCAGAGCCTGGCCGAATTCAGTCTTTCTGATAAAGCGATAGCTACCTCGGGCAATTACGAGCGATATTTTAATCCGGAGAAAACGGCACACCATATCATTAACCCTAAGACGGGGTATTCGGCAGCGGAATGTATCAGCACTACCGTAGTAGCCCCGAGCGCGACTATGGCTGACGCCCTGGCTACCGGCATCTATGTCATGGGTCCTGAAGCCGGCATTGCGCTGATCGAATCACTGGACGATACCGAGTGTCTGATCGTTGATGCCGACCGTACGGTACACCTTTCTTCGGGGCTATCCCGGTACCTGGTGAGTGCTAGTTGAGGTGAACATATTGGCGATCAGGTTAAACAAGAAGAGTTCTCCTTACGGTGTCAAGGTTCCTGAACGCAAGTTCAGTGAGAAAAGTCCGATTGAGCCGGCGCCACTGCCGGAAAAGGTAGTCATACCCCTGCAGCAGAATATCGGAGCCCCCGCTCAGGCACTGGTTAAGAAGGGGGAAAAGGTCTTAACCGGTCAGAAGATAGCCGATTCGGACAAGTTTGTCAGTGCGCCGATTCATGCCACCGTATCCGGTGAAGTATCCGGTACCACCATGTTGGTCAATCCCCCCACCGGCCAGCTTATCGAGGCGCTGGTGATAACCTCCGACGGTGAAGACCGCTGGGTCGAACTAGATATTCCGCAAAACCCCGAGTCTCTCTCCGTAAAGGAGATCCTGGAGAAGGTGAGAGAGGCTGGTATTGTGGGGCTGGGAGGAGCTGCCTTCCCTACTCAGGTCAAGCTTTCGCCGCCCAAAGATAAGAAAATAGATACCGTCATCCTGAATGGCTGCGAGTGTGAGCCCTATGTTACCTCAGACCACAGAGTGATGCTGGAATTCGGAGAGAAGGTGTTATCCGGATTGAATATTATCAGAAAGGTGCTTTCTCCACAGATTACCTACATTGCTATTGAGGATAACAAGGAAGATGCCATCAAGCACATGGAAGAGCTGGTAGTCAGTCTGGGTATGGAGGACTTGAAAATAGTCCCCTTGAAATCGAAATACCCGATGGGGGCTGAGAAGACCCTCATCAATATGGTACTGGGTAGAGAGGTACCGATTGGCGGGTTGCCTCTGGATGTCGGAGTGGTTGTCCACAATGTAAGCACTGCCAAGGCAATTCATGACGCCGTCTTCGAAGGCAGACCGCTTATTGAGAGGGTGGTAACCGTCTCCGGCGCGGTGAAAAGCCCTAAAAATCTGCTGACCAGGTTCGGTACCCCCATCAGGACTCTTATTGAGTACTGCGGGGGAATGGCGGACAACGCCAATAAGGTCATCCTCGGCGGGCCGATGATGGGTATCGCCCAGTTCGACCTTGATTTCCCGGTCGTCAAGGGAACAAACAGTATACTGGTCAAGGAAGATGAACCGATCCGAGAACACGATTGTATCAGCTGTGGCATGTGCATCGAGGCCTGTCCTATGCGCCTGATGCCGACCATGCTGGCGAGATGTGCCAAGGATGGCAGATACGATGAATGTAAAGCGAACTACTACATAGATGACTGTTTTGAGTGTGGCTCCTGTACCTACACCTGTCCGGCAAACATCCCGATAGTGCAGTACATCAAGGTGGCCAAGAAAGAACTTGCGAAGAGGGTACCCAGTAAATGAGTGAAGTAAGGCAGCTCCTGGTCTCGCCGGGACCGCACCTCTGGAAGAAACTCTCGGTGAGCAAGATCATGTACCTTGTGGTGATCGCTCTCCTCTTTCCTACCGGTGCGGCAATACGTTTCTTTGGCTATCATGCCCTGTCGGTAATCGGCGTCAGCGTGGGTGTAGCCGTGCTTACTGAGTATCTGTGCAAGAAGCTGAAGGGCCAGGTCTTCGTAATGGACGGCAGTGCCGTGGTTACCGGCCTGCTCCTGGCCCTGATACTGCCACCGCTGATACCGCTATGGATGGTAGCGCTGGGCGCTGTCTTTTCTATCGCCATTGCCAAGGAAGCCTTCGGCGGCCTGGGGCATAATATATTCAATCCTGCTCTGGCGGGAAGGGCCTTCATGTCGATGAGCTTTACTCTGGAGATGACAAGCTGGGTCGCGCCGACCGGATTCGCCGCCGATGCCGTAACCACGGCTACTCCGCTGGGCGAGAGCTTCGTCTGGACGGCAGATAGGCTCTCTCTATATCAGGCGATGTTTCTGGGTAATACCGCCGGTTCGTTGGGAGAAACCTCGGCCCTATTCATACTGATCGGAGGCATCTTCCTTATCGGGTTCAGGCTGATAAACTGGCGGATTCCCGCAGTGTATATCGGAATGGTAGCACTACTCTCCTTTGCCATGGGCCAGGACCCCCTGTTCCACATCCTGGCCGGGGGATTGATGATTGGCGCCTTCTTTATGGCTACCGATTACGTTACCTCTCCGCTTACCAACCGGGGCAAGATAGTCTTCGCCCTTGCTCTCGGGGTATTAACCATGCTGATAAGACGGTTCGGCGGTATGCCGGAGGGAGTCTGCTATTCCATCCTGTTTATGAACGCCATAACACCCCTCATTGACCGCTATATTAAGATAAGACCATACGGTCTGATAAAGAAGGTGGAAGGTGCCGGCTAAGGACTTTCTGAAAAAAGCTTTCCCCGTAATTATTCTGACCGCAGTAGTGGCCATTTCGGTGACCGCGCTCACCTATACCGACCGCATGACCCGGGGTGAGATTGAGGCCCAGAAGGAAGCCCAGACGGAGAGCATGCTTTCTGAAATGTTCCCCGAGATGAGTCGATATGAGCTTAGCGATGATATCTACGCCATCTACCGGGATGAGGATGAGATCGGATATGCCTTTATTGCCATCGGAAAGGGGTATGGGGGCGATATTGATATTCTAGTCGGGCTTGAGAATGACACGACCCTGAAGGGTATTACCATCATTTCGCATAATGAAACCCCCGGCCTAGGCACCAGAATAACCGAGCCTTCTTTCACCGATATGTTCGTCGGAGTGAATATTAACGATGTGGCCCTGAGGAAAGACGGGGGGCAAATAGACGCCATAACCAGTTCTACGATAAGTTCCGTAGCCGTCATTGATGCCGTCAGGGCTACCGCTGTGGAGAAGGTCAAGTTAATCAAGGCTAGTGAGGAAGGGGGATAAAGATGGGTAAATTCGGCAAGGAGTTTGCCAAAGGGTTAATCATCTCTAATCCGGTCTTTGTACTTGCTCTTGGTTTATGCCCGACGTTAGCCATCAGCACCTCGATCGATAACGCATTGGGGATGACCCTGGCGGTTCTCATCGTACTGATAGGATCGAACGTAATAATATCTCTGATACGGAGGTTTGTCCCGAATATCACCAGGATTCCCATCTTTATCGTCATTATTGCCACGCTGGTTACCGTGGTTAACCTGATATTTCATGCCAGATTCCCCGACCTCTACGAGTCCTTAGGGATATTTCTTCCCCTGATTGTGGTGAACTGCATCATACTGGGCAGAGCCGAAGCCTTTGCCTCCAAGAACCCGATACTGCACTCGATCGCCGATGCGTTAGGTATTACCGTCGGTTTTATGTTAGCCCTGCTCATCATATCGTTCCTGAGGCAGATACTGGGCACCGGCAACCTGGCAGTATTCGGCACCCACCTCTTCGACCTGCCTGTCCTCAAGGAGCACCCGATAGTAATATTCATCCTGCCCCCGGGTGCATTCCTGCTAATAGGACTGATAATGGCGCTGTTCAAAAGGACGGGGGTGATTAAAGAATGAGCGAGTTAGCCGCCATTTTCATCGGCATGGTCCTTATCAACAACTTCATCCTGGTGAGGTTTCTCGGACTCTGCCCCTTCTTCGGTGTTTCCAAGAAAATAAGCAGTGCCATCAGTATGGGAGTAGCCGTCACCTTCGTGATGGCTGTTTCCTCCGTCGCCACCTGGCTTATTCGTCACTATATCCTGGTTCCTTACGACATTGAGTATATGGATATCGTCATCTATATCCTGGTGATAGCCACGCTGGTGCAGATTATTGAGCTATTCATCAAGAAGACCAATGCTAATCTCTATTTCGCCTTCGGGATATACCTGCCCCTGATTACGACGAACTGTGCCGTGCTCGGCATTACCCTGATCAATGCGACACAGGGTTATTCATTCACCGGCAGCGTCGTGGCTGCACTTGGCGGCGGGCTCGGTTTTACCCTTGTTCTGGCAATGATGTCAGGCATCAGGGAAAAGCTGGAACTGGCCAATATCCCCAAGTCGATGAGAGGGCTGCCAATAGCATTTATTACCGCTACGCTGCTCGGCCTCGCCTTCCAAGGATTCGGGGGAATGCTATAAACGGGCGACGCAATATTAATATTAATTAACATCATAATAAGTAGAGGACAAAGGGGTTATGATTATAGGTATCCTTACCGCTATCGGACTGGTCTGCGGGCTGGTAATATTCTTCGTCTACCTTAAGGTACCCCAGAAGGTAAAAGGGCTTGAGGAAACGGAAAAGATAAACTCCATCCTGCCCGGGATAAATTGCGGCGCCTGCGGATATGCCGGCTGTTTCGGCTATGCCCAGGCGATTGCCAAGGATGCCAACCTGGTACTGAAGACACCATGTTCCTCGGTGCTGCAGGACGCCGAAAGACTGAAACAGCTGGAGAAAATACTCGGTATAACCCTGGATGCGTCCGAGATGAGCAAGAAAGCCGTCGTCCGCTGCACCGGTAACTCCGAGGTTGTCTACGGTTACTCCGGAGCCCAAACCTGTAAGGGAGCGGCCCAGCTTCTCAGCGGATATAAGAAGTGTCCCTATGCCTGTCTGGGGCTCAATGACTGTGGGGAGGTATGCCCCCAAAACGCGATATCCATCGACCCGGAGAAGAACGTCGCCATTGTTGATACCGAGAAATGCACCGGTTGCGGACTCTGTGTTACCGAGTGCCCACAGAAAATCATTGATCTGGTCCCCGCCGGGACCAAGATAGCCTTTCTCTGTAGCTACAAACCGCTAAAGAGCATCCCGGGCCGCGACAGATGTGATTTCGGCTGTATTCACTGCCGCAAGTGCTTCAAGGCTTGTGAATATGAGGCGATAGATTGGAATAAGGATACCGCTCTACCCGAGTTCAATCAGGAGAAATGCACCCTCTGTCTTAAGTGTGTCGAGGAATGTCCGCAGCATACGCTGGCTGATTTTACCAGGGCCGGGAAAGAGGCCGAACCAGCTGCGGTATAACGAAAAGGGCTGCTCCAATTGTAAGCCTGCTTGATAATTTGTTCCGTATAATCTAGAATGTAGTCTCGGGTTAGATATAGAGGATCAGGGTAAAAGATACCTTAATAATTTATTCGGTAAATGCGGGTTATCGCTGGTAAAGCAAAGGGACATCGACTGAAAGCGCCGAAGGATGCTAGTATTACTCGCCCGGCGACGGATCTGGTGCGGGGAGCGATTTTTGCTATCCTGGAGACGATCGCCAATGACTGGAGAAGAGTGCTTGATTTGTTCTCCGGCAGCGGTGCCATGGGTATCGAGGCTTTAAGTCGCGGCGCCGAGTGGGTTGATTTTGTTGAGCGTGAACCGCGCTGTTGTGATATAATTAGACAGAATCTAGAAAAGACGAGGTTTACCGAACAGGCACATATCTACTGCCGCGATGTCGGCAAAGCAGCTCTCTTCCTGGATAAGGAGTATAGTATTATATTGATAGACCCCCCCTATTCTAATCCTTCCATAGGCAAGCTGGTAGCCCGACTGGCCGATTCCAAACTGGTCGGGGCAGAATCAATTGTAGTGGTAACACACTCCACTCGCACTCACCTGGATACGAACTACGGCACACTGAACCTTATTAAAGAGCGCCGCCATGGGGATAGCTGTATTTCCATTTATGAGAAGGAGGGCAGGTCTTGATTACCGCCATCTACCCGGGCAGTTTCGACCCGGTAACCAACGGACACCTTGATATCATCACCAGGGCATCTAAACTCTTCGAGAAGCTGGTTATCGGCATTTACGATAGACCGTCCAAAAACCTCCTTTTCACTACCGACGAGAGATTGGAACTGGTGCAGAAATCAATTACTACTCTGCCGCGTGTTGGCGTACGGGTCTTCAGTGGAATGACAGTCAGCTTTGCCAAGGAGATGAAAGCTCAGACCATAGTACGCGGACTGAGAATGAGTGCCGACTTCGAAAGGGAGTTCGACCTGGCTATGATGCAAAAAACACTATACCCCGAGATAGAAATAGTTTGTCTGATGTCAGACCTGAAGTATCAGTTCTTGAGCTCCAGCCTGCTCAAGGAAGCCGCCCGGCTGGGTGGTGATATCAGTGAACTTGTCCCCAGACACGTGGTAACAGCTCTTAAAGAGAAGTTCAGCAGCGGAGTATAGTTATTACGGAAAATTAGAGAACATTACAAAACAATTCCTAAAGGAAGAAAGGGAGGAAAGACAGGAGGTATCTATGTCATACAAAATTACGGATGAGTGTATTAGCTGCGGAGCATGCGAGCCGGAATGCCCCAACGAGGCAATTACTGAGGGTGAAACAATCTATGTGATTGACCCCGCGAAGTGCACCGAGTGTGTCGGTAGCCACGAAGAATCCAAGTGCGTTGAGGTATGTCCGGTTGACGCCTGTGTACTCGACCCTGATCATTCCGAGACTAAAGAGAAACTCCTCGAGAAGTGGCGCGGTCTGCACCCGGGTAAAGAGCCTGCCGAAGGAACCTTTTAAGCGAAAATATAGCGATGAAAATACTCCCTCGGCTGGTCTCATTTGGTCCGGCGGGGGTCGATCGCTACTACCTCGGTACGGTGACTTTTGCTGTCTGCGGAATCGGTTAATCGAAGAAAGACCGTACCGAGTCAAAATCTTGGGGCAGTAGAGCCAGCACCCTGGGGAAGGTGCCCAGTAGTATCGGGGCAATGCTCGACTGGGCAACGGCCCCCGGGGTGCCGATATACTTGACCCAAACCGCCAGAATAGCACCGCAGAACATAGCCCCCAGGATAAAGCCGAGGACAGCACCGACCAGTCGGTTTGCCCAGCCCATCATCATTGCCGAGGCAGCTGTCTCCAGCAGGCGTGCCAGTAGTGCTGCAACGACCATTATACCGATAAATATGATGGCAAAGGCGGCTACCTTTGCCCAGGTAGGTGAGGAGATAAACGTCAGGTACTGAGAAAATGAGGTATAGTAGCGTCCCGCCACCACTATGCCGACTATCAGCCCGGCCAGGGTCAGTGCCATCTTGATAATCCCTTTTCGCAGGCCGATAAAGGCGCTAATTCCGATCACGACAATAAGAACGATATCAAGCCAGTTCATAGCAGCCAAGTTTGGTTTTTCCTTATTTTAATCACCCGTAGTGAAGTGCGTCAATGGGATTCAGCCTGGCTGCTCTCATTGCCGGATATATCCCGGAGACAATACCGATGATAATAGCCACCGATATGGCCAGGGCGACGATATCCGGTGATACCACAGCGGGAATGTTGGTACCGGAGATAGTTATACTAGAAGCAATACGTGACATGAACCAGCCGCAAACGATACCAATGCTGCTACCGACCAGACTTATCACTGCCGACTCTAGAAGAAACTGGACCAGGATATCCCGCCGTTTGGCTCCCAGAGCCTTACGGATGCCTATTTCCCGGGTCCGCTCGGTTACCGAGACCAGCATAATGTTCATAATGCCGATGCCGCCGACGAGCAGGGATATCCCGGCAATAGCCCCCAGGAATATGGTGAAGACCCCGGTTACCTGAGTGAGCATTGATGATACCTGCTCCTGGCTGACGACGATAAAGTCATCCTTCTCATCGGAATCAATGCGGTGGCGCTTTCTTAAGACGGTTTCAATATCTTCAATTGCCCCGTTGATAGCGTCAGAGCTGGTGAGTTGGACCGAGATTGACTCGACGGCATCCCCGCCGCTGGTGATTTGCTGGGCGAAGAGCTTGGTCTGGAAGGTTGTTATCGGAGTTATGGCGATATCGTCCATATTGATCCCCATAACTGCCCCACCCTTGGACTCAAGCACACCGACCACAGTGAAACGCTTCCCCTTGATTTTAATCCTCTCGCCGAGCGGGTCGGCCGAGCCAAAGAGCTCTTTCGCTGCGTTATCACCGAGCACGACCACCGTATCCCGCTTGGCTACATTGCGATCGGTAAAAAACTGGCCATGGGCCAGCGTATAATTGCTGGTCTGTTGAACAGCGGGAGTACTGCCCTCAATCATTGCGGCAAAGCTCTTGTTGCCGGCTACCAGCTCGGCATAGTTTGTGTTGCTCGGTGCGATAGCTACCACCGAGGGAATATCGGCCAGAGCCTCGGCATCATCCATGGTAAGGCTCTGTGTGGCGAATTCAGGAGACAGTCCGGCAAAGCCCGGGGCATCGGGGTTATGCGGCTGCACCCAAACGACATTGGAGCCCAGGTCCTCGAAGGTAGAAGTAATCATCGTCTCGGCACCCCTGCCGATTGACATCAGCCCGATAACCGCAGCAACCCCGATTACCATGCCGAGCATGGTCAACCCGGAGCGCAGCTTATTGGCGGTCAGTGATTTCAGGGCAGCGGCCAGTGAGTCCCTGAATTTCATAAGCTGACTATCTCCCCGTCACAAATCCGAACGATACGCTGCGCCTGCGCAGCGATATCCGACTCGTGGGTAATCAGGAT is a genomic window containing:
- a CDS encoding sodium ion-translocating decarboxylase subunit beta, producing MFGLFETGFASFYWGNGVMLAIGAVFLYLGIAKKMEPLLLVPIGFGVILVNLPIGGLMECIVQGKVVEAYTIGGEPAGLISRIFHYGLVWELIPCLIFLGLGAMTDFSPVIANPKTLLLGAGAQFGVYFAFFMALLLGAVFPDIGIGFGEAASIGIIGGADGPTTIYLTNRLAPHFIGATAVAAYTYMAMVPIIQPPIIKALTTKAERAIYMKPQLRPVSRLEKILFPVTGAIIIILLVPKSAPMIGMFMMGNLLKESGVTDRLADTAANAFINILTILLGISVGAFMSAGSFLKPESLLVFGLGITAFAVSTFFGVMLAKFMNLFLKEKINPMIGAAGVSAVPMSSRVVQKMGQQANPRNFLLMHAMGPNVAGVIGTATAAGIFLGMLG
- a CDS encoding FAD:protein FMN transferase, with protein sequence MKKAGWLVAVVIVFSTTIFGATGCTSSTPVETEELTRLEETRTLMDTFFTITVYASDEDKAREVINAAFNRMEEIEREASIFDEQTEAFKLNQDGLLEAPSVDFRQMINMSLDYSQITDGYFDITVQPLLDLWQAGLWQESESVQQSRIDETLEVVGWNKIGIEDERIFFTVDGMEITLGGIAKGYAVDEALDVVINEGVEHALINAGGDMRMLGTKPQGEPWLVALVNPDDTSQSLAEFSLSDKAIATSGNYERYFNPEKTAHHIINPKTGYSAAECISTTVVAPSATMADALATGIYVMGPEAGIALIESLDDTECLIVDADRTVHLSSGLSRYLVSAS
- the rsxC gene encoding electron transport complex subunit RsxC; protein product: MAIRLNKKSSPYGVKVPERKFSEKSPIEPAPLPEKVVIPLQQNIGAPAQALVKKGEKVLTGQKIADSDKFVSAPIHATVSGEVSGTTMLVNPPTGQLIEALVITSDGEDRWVELDIPQNPESLSVKEILEKVREAGIVGLGGAAFPTQVKLSPPKDKKIDTVILNGCECEPYVTSDHRVMLEFGEKVLSGLNIIRKVLSPQITYIAIEDNKEDAIKHMEELVVSLGMEDLKIVPLKSKYPMGAEKTLINMVLGREVPIGGLPLDVGVVVHNVSTAKAIHDAVFEGRPLIERVVTVSGAVKSPKNLLTRFGTPIRTLIEYCGGMADNANKVILGGPMMGIAQFDLDFPVVKGTNSILVKEDEPIREHDCISCGMCIEACPMRLMPTMLARCAKDGRYDECKANYYIDDCFECGSCTYTCPANIPIVQYIKVAKKELAKRVPSK
- a CDS encoding RnfABCDGE type electron transport complex subunit D; the encoded protein is MSEVRQLLVSPGPHLWKKLSVSKIMYLVVIALLFPTGAAIRFFGYHALSVIGVSVGVAVLTEYLCKKLKGQVFVMDGSAVVTGLLLALILPPLIPLWMVALGAVFSIAIAKEAFGGLGHNIFNPALAGRAFMSMSFTLEMTSWVAPTGFAADAVTTATPLGESFVWTADRLSLYQAMFLGNTAGSLGETSALFILIGGIFLIGFRLINWRIPAVYIGMVALLSFAMGQDPLFHILAGGLMIGAFFMATDYVTSPLTNRGKIVFALALGVLTMLIRRFGGMPEGVCYSILFMNAITPLIDRYIKIRPYGLIKKVEGAG
- a CDS encoding FMN-binding protein codes for the protein MPAKDFLKKAFPVIILTAVVAISVTALTYTDRMTRGEIEAQKEAQTESMLSEMFPEMSRYELSDDIYAIYRDEDEIGYAFIAIGKGYGGDIDILVGLENDTTLKGITIISHNETPGLGTRITEPSFTDMFVGVNINDVALRKDGGQIDAITSSTISSVAVIDAVRATAVEKVKLIKASEEGG
- a CDS encoding electron transport complex subunit E, producing MGKFGKEFAKGLIISNPVFVLALGLCPTLAISTSIDNALGMTLAVLIVLIGSNVIISLIRRFVPNITRIPIFIVIIATLVTVVNLIFHARFPDLYESLGIFLPLIVVNCIILGRAEAFASKNPILHSIADALGITVGFMLALLIISFLRQILGTGNLAVFGTHLFDLPVLKEHPIVIFILPPGAFLLIGLIMALFKRTGVIKE
- a CDS encoding RnfABCDGE type electron transport complex subunit A, which translates into the protein MSELAAIFIGMVLINNFILVRFLGLCPFFGVSKKISSAISMGVAVTFVMAVSSVATWLIRHYILVPYDIEYMDIVIYILVIATLVQIIELFIKKTNANLYFAFGIYLPLITTNCAVLGITLINATQGYSFTGSVVAALGGGLGFTLVLAMMSGIREKLELANIPKSMRGLPIAFITATLLGLAFQGFGGML
- a CDS encoding 4Fe-4S binding protein; the encoded protein is MIIGILTAIGLVCGLVIFFVYLKVPQKVKGLEETEKINSILPGINCGACGYAGCFGYAQAIAKDANLVLKTPCSSVLQDAERLKQLEKILGITLDASEMSKKAVVRCTGNSEVVYGYSGAQTCKGAAQLLSGYKKCPYACLGLNDCGEVCPQNAISIDPEKNVAIVDTEKCTGCGLCVTECPQKIIDLVPAGTKIAFLCSYKPLKSIPGRDRCDFGCIHCRKCFKACEYEAIDWNKDTALPEFNQEKCTLCLKCVEECPQHTLADFTRAGKEAEPAAV
- the rsmD gene encoding 16S rRNA (guanine(966)-N(2))-methyltransferase RsmD — translated: MRVIAGKAKGHRLKAPKDASITRPATDLVRGAIFAILETIANDWRRVLDLFSGSGAMGIEALSRGAEWVDFVEREPRCCDIIRQNLEKTRFTEQAHIYCRDVGKAALFLDKEYSIILIDPPYSNPSIGKLVARLADSKLVGAESIVVVTHSTRTHLDTNYGTLNLIKERRHGDSCISIYEKEGRS
- the coaD gene encoding pantetheine-phosphate adenylyltransferase translates to MITAIYPGSFDPVTNGHLDIITRASKLFEKLVIGIYDRPSKNLLFTTDERLELVQKSITTLPRVGVRVFSGMTVSFAKEMKAQTIVRGLRMSADFEREFDLAMMQKTLYPEIEIVCLMSDLKYQFLSSSLLKEAARLGGDISELVPRHVVTALKEKFSSGV
- a CDS encoding YfhL family 4Fe-4S dicluster ferredoxin; translated protein: MTKQFLKEEREERQEVSMSYKITDECISCGACEPECPNEAITEGETIYVIDPAKCTECVGSHEESKCVEVCPVDACVLDPDHSETKEKLLEKWRGLHPGKEPAEGTF
- a CDS encoding CvpA family protein — encoded protein: MNWLDIVLIVVIGISAFIGLRKGIIKMALTLAGLIVGIVVAGRYYTSFSQYLTFISSPTWAKVAAFAIIFIGIMVVAALLARLLETAASAMMMGWANRLVGAVLGFILGAMFCGAILAVWVKYIGTPGAVAQSSIAPILLGTFPRVLALLPQDFDSVRSFFD
- a CDS encoding ABC transporter permease, producing MKFRDSLAAALKSLTANKLRSGLTMLGMVIGVAAVIGLMSIGRGAETMITSTFEDLGSNVVWVQPHNPDAPGFAGLSPEFATQSLTMDDAEALADIPSVVAIAPSNTNYAELVAGNKSFAAMIEGSTPAVQQTSNYTLAHGQFFTDRNVAKRDTVVVLGDNAAKELFGSADPLGERIKIKGKRFTVVGVLESKGGAVMGINMDDIAITPITTFQTKLFAQQITSGGDAVESISVQLTSSDAINGAIEDIETVLRKRHRIDSDEKDDFIVVSQEQVSSMLTQVTGVFTIFLGAIAGISLLVGGIGIMNIMLVSVTERTREIGIRKALGAKRRDILVQFLLESAVISLVGSSIGIVCGWFMSRIASSITISGTNIPAVVSPDIVALAISVAIIIGIVSGIYPAMRAARLNPIDALHYG